The following coding sequences lie in one Sorex araneus isolate mSorAra2 chromosome 4, mSorAra2.pri, whole genome shotgun sequence genomic window:
- the LOC101552014 gene encoding trace amine-associated receptor 6 — translation MSSNSSSPAALQFCYENVNGSCVKTPYSPGSRIILYAVFGLGAVLAVFGNLLVMLSIFHFKQLHSPTNFLICSLACADFLVGVTVMPFSMVRSVESCWYFGRSFCTFHTCCDVAFCYSSLFHLCFISIDRFIAVTDPLVYPTKFTVNVSGICISISWILPLVYSGAVFYTGAYDDGLEELSNAVNCVGGCQTIVNQNWVLVDFLAFFIPSLVMVILYSNIFLVARQQAKKIENTSSKTESSSESYKSRVARRERKAAKTLGITVIAFLISWLPYSIDSLIDAFVGFITPAYIYEICVWCAYYNSAMNPLIYALFYPWFRKAIYIFVSGKVFKDSSASMNLSSEQT, via the coding sequence ATGAGCAGCAACTCATcctcccctgcagccctgcagttCTGCTATGAGAATGTGAACGGATCCTGTGTGAAAACTCCCTATTCGCCCGGCTCGAGGATTATCCTGTACGCAGTGTTCGGCTTAGGGGCTGTGCTGGCAGTGTTTGGAAACCTTCTGGTAATGCTTTCAATCTTTCATTTCAAGCAGCTGCACTCTCCAACCAATTTCCTCATCTGCTCTCTGGCCTGTGCTGACTTCCTGGTGGGTGTGACTGTGATGCCCTTCAGCATGGTCAGGTCCGTGGAGAGCTGCTGGTACTTTGGACGAAGTTTCTGTACTTTCCACACTTGCTGTGATGTGGCATTTTGCTATTCTTCTCTCTTCCACTTGTGCTTCATCTCCATTGACAGGTTCATTGCTGTTACTGATCCCCTGGTGTATCCTACTAAGTTCACTGTGAATGTGTCAGGGATATGCATCAGCATCTCGTGGATCCTGCCCCTGGTGTACAGTGGAGCTGTGTTCTACACAGGCGCCTATGATGACGGGCTGGAGGAATTGTCTAATGCTGTCAACTGTGTAGGAGGTTGTCAGACAATTGTAAATCAAAACTGGGTACTGGTAGATTTTCTGGCCTTCTTTATACCTTCACTTGTTATGGTCATCCTCTATAGTAATATTTTTCTTGTGGCTAGACAACAAGCCAAGAAGATTGAAAATACCAGTAGCAAAACAGAATCATCATCAGAGAGTTATAAATCTAGAGTGgcgagaagagaaagaaaagcagcaaAAACTCTTGGTATCACGGTAATAGCATTTTTGATTTCATGGCTGCCATATAGTATTGATTCATTAATTGATGCTTTTGTGGGATTCATAACCCCAGCCTATATTTATGAGATTTGTGTCTGGTGTGCTTATTATAACTCTGCCATGAACCCTTTGATTTATGCTCTATTTTACCCGTGGTTTAGAAAAGCCATATACATTTTTGTGAGTGGTAAGGTTTTCAAGGATAGTTCAGCATCAATGAACTTGTCTTCTGAACAAACATAA
- the TAAR5 gene encoding trace amine-associated receptor 5, translating into MSATINPGAEKQPVALCYQVNGSCPRTIHPLGVQLAIYLICVLGMLITVLGNLFVVFAVSYFKALHTPTNFLLLSLALADMFLGLLVLPLSTVRSVESCWFFGDFLCRLHTYLDTLFCLTSIFHLCFISIDRHCAICEPLIYPSKFTVRVAFRYILVGWGVPAVYTAFFLYTDVVDRALSEWLEEMPCVGSCQLLFNKFWGWLNFPVFFFPCLIMISLYVKIFIVATRQARQISTLSKSQDGASKRERKAAKTLGIAVGIYLLCWLPFTIDTLVDSLLNFITPPLVFDIFIWFAYFNSACNPIIYVFSYRWFRKALKLILSRELFSPRTPTIDLYQE; encoded by the coding sequence ATGAGCGCCACCATCAATCCAGGTGCCGAGAAACAACCCGTGGCATTGTGCTACCAGGTGAATGGGTCCTGCCCCAGGACAATCCATCCTCTGGGTGTCCAGTTGGCCATCTATCTGATCTGTGTGTTGGGTATGCTAATAACAGTTCTGGGAAATCTCTTTGTGGTGTTTGCTGTGTCCTACTTCAAAGCACTTCACACCCCCACCAATTTCTTGTTGCTTTCCCTGGCCCTGGCTGACATGTTTCTGGGTCTGCTGGTGCTGCCTCTCAGCACAGTTCGCTCAGTGGAGAGCTGCTGGTTCTTTGGAGACTTCCTCTGTCGCCTGCACACTTACCTGGACACCCTCTTCTGCCTCACCTCTATCTTCCATCTCTGTTTCATTTCCATTGACCGCCACTGTGCCATCTGCGAGCCCCTCATCTATCCCTCCAAGTTCACAGTCAGGGTTGCCTTTAGGTACATCCTAGTAGGATGGGGTGTTCCAGCCGTTTACACCGCCTTCTTCCTCTACACTGATGTGGTAGACCGTGCTCTCAGTGAGTGGCTGGAGGAGATGCCTTGTGTGGGCAGTTGCCAGCTGCTTTTCAATAAGTTTTGGGGCTGGTTAAACTTCCCTGTGTTCTTTTTCCCCTGTCTTATTATGATCAGCTTGTATGTGAAGATTTTCATAGTTGCTACCCGGCAGGCTCGGCAGATAAGCACCTTGAGCAAAAGTCAGGATGGAGCTTCCAAGCGTGAAAGAAAAGCTGCTAAAACCCTGGGCATAGCCGTAGGCATCTATCTCTTGTGCtggcttcccttcaccattgatACACTGGTCGACAGCCTGCTAAACTTTATCACACCACCATTGGTGTTTGACATTTTTATCTGGTTTGCTTACTTCAACTCAGCCTGCAACCCCATCATTTACGTTTTCTCCTACCGGTGGTTCAGAAAGGCACTGAAACTCATCCTGAGTCGGGAACTCTTCTCTCCAAGGACTCCCACTATTGATTTgtaccaggaatga